A single Aquificaceae bacterium DNA region contains:
- a CDS encoding polymer-forming cytoskeletal protein, whose translation MFGIWKQENQSMKKQENQVRIPEKVETYIAHGLEFEGNLKLADGIMVRIDGRILGDVKGKATLIVGKGGEILGNLDLEHVIIYGKVEGNIKAKEVNLQGGVVKGDITTEVLHIERGSIFNGKCVMEEASKGGQSPQRLQSSKVETSPTGSPSS comes from the coding sequence ATGTTTGGTATATGGAAACAAGAGAACCAAAGTATGAAGAAACAAGAAAACCAAGTTCGAATTCCGGAAAAGGTGGAAACCTACATAGCCCATGGTTTAGAGTTTGAGGGTAACCTAAAACTTGCAGATGGTATAATGGTGAGGATAGATGGCAGGATTTTAGGGGATGTGAAAGGCAAAGCGACCCTGATAGTAGGGAAGGGTGGGGAAATTTTAGGTAATTTGGATTTGGAGCATGTTATTATTTACGGCAAGGTTGAGGGCAACATAAAAGCCAAGGAGGTAAACCTGCAAGGTGGCGTGGTAAAGGGAGACATAACCACGGAGGTGCTTCACATAGAAAGAGGGTCTATCTTTAACGGAAAATGCGTTATGGAGGAAGCAAGTAAAGGGGGGCAAAGCCCCCAAAGGCTTCAATCTTCCAAGGTTGAAACATCTCCCACGGGAAGCCCAAGCTCCTGA